The Candidatus Cloacimonadota bacterium genomic interval GCAATAATTGAGGGCAGAGAACGACCTCTTTCCTCAATATCTCTTTCAATACGACGGAGAATTCTGATATCGGAATCAGTATCAACGAATATCTTGATATCCATCAACTCTCGTAATTGCGGGTTATCAAAGATCAGAATCCCTTCAATAATGATAATAGGAGCGGGCTTTTTCATTATTGTTGCTGAAGAACGGCAGTGTTTCTTAAAATCATAGATCGGTGATTCTATCGGTACATTGTTTTTCAGATTCTCTAAATGTTTAAACAGTAGCAACCAATCGAAGGAATCAGGGTGATCAAAATTAATCTTCTCTCTCGCTTTCAGTGGTAAATCATTGAAAGCACGGTAATATGAGTCCTGATTAATTATTGTGATCTGATCAGGGAATTTTTCGATAATTTTTTCGGTAATTGTCGTCTTCCCAGAACCTGTACCACCGGCAATTCCGATCAATAAAGGTGTCTTCATAAAAGTTTATCCTCCAAGAAAATCATCTAATTAAAAAGAATTATAAATAGCAACTTCTAAGCCCGATTCAATAGGTATGGTAATACTATCAAAGTTATGATTATTGTGAAGTTTTTTCGAAAAAAGTTTTACTGAGTGCTGATGAGACAAGACATTATCGGCAACAATTAATGCTTGATCGTTCAGTTTAGGTATGAGTAGGTCTAAATAATGATGATACTGTTCTTTATTGGCATCAATAAAAACGAAATCGTAATTATTCTCTAAGTTAGGTATTATTTCCTCTGCTTTAGCGAAGTGTATTTTAATATTACTGATAGTAGCGAGATTTTCTTTTGCCATATTGTATCTCTCTTCATCACATTCGATTGTCTCGATACTACTAGCAAAATCTTCTGTTATTGTAGCTATCCAAAATGCAGAATAACCGTTGGAAGTTCCTAATTCCAAGATATTTTTTGGCTTCTTAAGTTTGAGAAGCAGAGCAAGAAAATCTACCGTTTCTTGACCAATGTTCCAGAGTCGTCTGCTTTCTTCTCTTTGTTGCTCTAAACGAGATAAGATAACTTGATATTTTTTTTTCAGGATTTCCATTTGTATTTTCCAAAAGTTCCTTTCAAGCCAAAGAATATAAAGTAGGGAAGATGTAAGATCAGAGCAACAGGGTATAAGGGAAGATATTGCCAAGTCCGTATTCTCTGGAAAAAGGGTATTAAAATTATCAGTTCAGCTAATATCTTGATCAATAAAAGAAGAATAAAGGTGTGAAAAGATAATTTGCCAATCAAAAAGAATAGGAGCATCAAGAAGAAAGCTAGATAATAGAGAAAAACCAATGCTGTTCCAATCTTTATATAAAAAGGATAATATCGCCATTTAGAAGCTCTTCGAGTTTCCAGATTGATCTGTCCGCTTAGATTTTTATTATCATAAGATGGTACTATAGAGCCTTGAGTAAACATAAAGTTCATTTTCTTTGAATAGGGAGACATTCTTTGCAGCATTAGATCATCGTCACCGGAGGGGATATTCTCTAATCCGGAAAACCCATTAACTTTATTGTAAAGCTCTTTTCGATAAGCCATATTCCTTGCCGTAATAGTTAAGCCGAGATTCCAACCCATACTACCTGCTGACACCGCAAAAATTGATAATCTTTCCAGATTCTTTAATCTTATCCAGAAGTTGTTTTTATCAGAAATTAAAGGTGAATATCCTCCGATAAAACTGACTTCGGGGGTAAAGTGATTACTAATCTCTTGCAACCAGTCTGGAGATGGAAGACAATCCGCATCAGTAAAAGCAAGGATAGAATATCTTGCCTGAGAGATCCCCCTTGCTAAAGCCCGTTTCTTACCCCCTTGTTCTTCGATAGGAATTCTGAGCAATCTTAAGTTCTCAGTAGTTTTTATTGCCTCTGTTACTATCTCTGCAGTTCTGTCTTCAGAGCGGTCATCAACTATAATTAACTCATATCTCTTGGGGCTATAGTTTTGTTGTAGCAAACAATTTATTAGTCGCAAGATGTTAGCTTCTTCGTTGCGAGCTGCTACAATAACAGAAATTTCATGTTGAGTACTGGAAACAGATGGTCTTTTTAACTTCCATATTCCCAGAGATAAAAAGAAGAGTACTGAAAAGTAATAAATAGATAGAATAAGAACGATGAGAAACACTTACTTATCTGGTTCCGGTTCTTTCTTATCAGGTTTATAGTCATACAAAGGTCTTACTGTAGCATCTGTTAGTTCAATAAACTCAGCTATCTCCGGTGTCTCTCTTTTGATGTCTTCTAAAGTAGGGTTCTTTATTATTTCTGGCTTGTCCTTTTTCTCAACTTCTAAGACAAAATGTAATTTTACATCTAATCTATAAAACTGGGAAACAATATCGGATACTTTCTGATGGTTCTTTTCTAAATAATCATAAGCCATCTGAGAAGTAGTTTTGAGATGAATAATATTGTTCCTGATCTTAATTAGTTTAATATCAGAGAAGAAGTCTGCTGCCCAGGGAAGAGCATTTTCCAAACGACGCCTTAACTTATCTTTTGTTTCATTGTATATCTGCTCCGTGATCTCAGTATATTTTGGCATCTCTTCGTCGATCTCTTTGTCCATCTTCTCTTTCAGGGTGTCTTGTAGTTTCTCACTCCGGGTTTTTTGAGTTGTCGTAACCGGTTTCTTCATTGGAGAAATATCTGAAAATTGAAGGGATTTAAGAATCTCTGCTAAAGATTTCATATTATCAATTTTAGTCAACTTGATGAAAGTCATTTCGGTTATGAGAACCGGATTCCCAGAAAATTTGATCTCGCTCTTTGTCTTGATCAAGATCGAAAGAATGTAGAGAAGTGTATCTTCGCTGAAATTCTGATTGATCTTCTCCATCTCTTCTCGAACTGTTGGGGGTAGTTCCGGTAAGGGAACCTTGGTTTTGATCAAGAGCATTGTCCTGATGTAATCGAGATAACCGTTAATAAACTCTTGCAGATCATTTCCTTTATCTAAGATATTATGGATCAGACCAATAATGGCTGCTGCATTTTTCTGATAGATATACTCGGTAATTTTATGATATATATCAGTAGAGACAATACCAAATAGGGCTAGAACATCATTTGTTTTAGTATCTTGCTTACCTAAAGCAATTAATTGATCCATTAAGGAGAGAGCATCGCGCATACTCCCTTCTGCTTTCTTGGCAACCAAGTATAAGGCCTCATCTTCAACTTTTATCTTTTCCTCTGAACAAATAGCTCTGAGATGTTCAACAATAGCATCTATAGGGATTCTTTTAAAATCATATCGTTGGCAACGAGAAATTATTGTCGGTAAAACTTTATGTGGTTCGGTTGTTGCAAAGATAAAAACAACCTGTTCAGGCGGTTCTTCCAAAGTCTTAAGCAGCGCATTAAAGGCATTCTTGGAGAGCATGTGAACTTCATCGATGATAAATATCTTATATCGCGATTTAGACGTTGCATACATCAATTCTTTTTGCAAATCTCGAATATCTTCTACTCCGGTATTGGAAGCACCGTCTATCTCGACTACATCTGTGGAAGTGCTTTGAGTTATTTCCCTGCAATTTTCACATTTATTACAGGGAGTAGCTGATAACCCCTCCATACAATTTAAGCTTTTAGCTAATATGCGGGCTAATGAAGTTTTACCAACTCCTCTTGAACCGGTAAACAAAAAGGCATGGGCTATCCTATTAAAAGTAATTGCATTTTTTAGTATTGTAGTTATGTGTTCTTGAGCAAAGACCTCATCGAAAGTTTGTGGTCTGTATTTTCTTGCCAATACGATATAAGACATCTATACCTCTTCTTACTTAGTTTTTAAGTTAAGCTTTCTCTCATTATTTTGTCAATCATAAAATCTTAACTTAGCTCTTTCTAC includes:
- the udk gene encoding uridine kinase, which gives rise to MKTPLLIGIAGGTGSGKTTITEKIIEKFPDQITIINQDSYYRAFNDLPLKAREKINFDHPDSFDWLLLFKHLENLKNNVPIESPIYDFKKHCRSSATIMKKPAPIIIIEGILIFDNPQLRELMDIKIFVDTDSDIRILRRIERDIEERGRSLPSIIAQYYETVRPMNIEFVEPTKRYANVIIPEGGYNLIGIDMIIAKIKSCL
- a CDS encoding class I SAM-dependent methyltransferase, which codes for MEILKKKYQVILSRLEQQREESRRLWNIGQETVDFLALLLKLKKPKNILELGTSNGYSAFWIATITEDFASSIETIECDEERYNMAKENLATISNIKIHFAKAEEIIPNLENNYDFVFIDANKEQYHHYLDLLIPKLNDQALIVADNVLSHQHSVKLFSKKLHNNHNFDSITIPIESGLEVAIYNSF
- a CDS encoding glycosyltransferase, which produces MFLIVLILSIYYFSVLFFLSLGIWKLKRPSVSSTQHEISVIVAARNEEANILRLINCLLQQNYSPKRYELIIVDDRSEDRTAEIVTEAIKTTENLRLLRIPIEEQGGKKRALARGISQARYSILAFTDADCLPSPDWLQEISNHFTPEVSFIGGYSPLISDKNNFWIRLKNLERLSIFAVSAGSMGWNLGLTITARNMAYRKELYNKVNGFSGLENIPSGDDDLMLQRMSPYSKKMNFMFTQGSIVPSYDNKNLSGQINLETRRASKWRYYPFYIKIGTALVFLYYLAFFLMLLFFLIGKLSFHTFILLLLIKILAELIILIPFFQRIRTWQYLPLYPVALILHLPYFIFFGLKGTFGKYKWKS
- the dnaX gene encoding DNA polymerase III subunit gamma/tau produces the protein MSYIVLARKYRPQTFDEVFAQEHITTILKNAITFNRIAHAFLFTGSRGVGKTSLARILAKSLNCMEGLSATPCNKCENCREITQSTSTDVVEIDGASNTGVEDIRDLQKELMYATSKSRYKIFIIDEVHMLSKNAFNALLKTLEEPPEQVVFIFATTEPHKVLPTIISRCQRYDFKRIPIDAIVEHLRAICSEEKIKVEDEALYLVAKKAEGSMRDALSLMDQLIALGKQDTKTNDVLALFGIVSTDIYHKITEYIYQKNAAAIIGLIHNILDKGNDLQEFINGYLDYIRTMLLIKTKVPLPELPPTVREEMEKINQNFSEDTLLYILSILIKTKSEIKFSGNPVLITEMTFIKLTKIDNMKSLAEILKSLQFSDISPMKKPVTTTQKTRSEKLQDTLKEKMDKEIDEEMPKYTEITEQIYNETKDKLRRRLENALPWAADFFSDIKLIKIRNNIIHLKTTSQMAYDYLEKNHQKVSDIVSQFYRLDVKLHFVLEVEKKDKPEIIKNPTLEDIKRETPEIAEFIELTDATVRPLYDYKPDKKEPEPDK